A stretch of the Porifericola rhodea genome encodes the following:
- a CDS encoding tandem-95 repeat protein has product MRTLHQRISTSAFFLCSLLPLGHAFAQGSPPQITNTGSATINYQEGDAPAELLGSAIIEDSDSPNMLMATIELKGNYQSEQDTLLVNENDNIKAYFDDSSGTLRLLSLNANGGVSLGQMQSVLRTLQFALTSGNISNRELSVTITVTDAEGNQSSTVSRSLKVAAVNDAPIISSTNTSPVPIVDNESKVFGDISISDADDNRLSKVEIEVSEGFQRTEDRLKFEANSRGLQLSISDDNDMITLSGNANFNVYQNVILGFVFEHKTFFLRASGRRRVDMRVYDAQGEVSNTLSRYFIVQPAFGAKINLPPHLEAFTIETSENSGYNFDEDDFEDYYNDLNGDDMRGIIIRTLPENGTLSLGSNEINNEFIINRTLITPDQINQLNYTPASGFSGSDSFSWNARDDDDFAVNDEKITVRVSPVNQAPVLNLPSTADAEEDEATPIPGITLTDADQDELTVDVSVEDGVLFLAPKAIEEGWIKFIGTKNGERVLLFNAPDELAAFALSGLIYQPDDGFNGTDELEVKVKDSQGEEVGGKTTINVLLTNDAPVLKLGSDEAEKVIAYTENNAAVKVTETLTIDDEEGDQILSATISISRGFVKGEDMLSVSSQNNGIESSYNSESGTLNLSGEASAQAYQTLIRTITYVNSSENPKDTERALSFTVTDNGSPNASSQPVNRIISVTAVNDAPVLSGLEEAPISYDILDNKPVPVTNGINIVDVDNGNLQEAVIAFTESAYQKGKDVLSFKNNDKIKGNWNANSGVLTLSGSASLADYQAAIKSVTYKFEGEEDELGNDSKQLSIRVSDGDDNSNTLSRPIIVITNDAPIASDFSKTTNEDESLSFSADEFPYEDPDNFPEEGLQGIAITALPQFGVLLLDGDSISTADVESSSEGVPVSAEQIATLQYVPNSNYNGEDTISWAAFDGAEYSESSALITINISAQADAPVPSDIALSIQEDQTYTFKAQQFSEAAPDPDGDALSGIIIRQAPANGVLQFNGINLPANSSLGIQEVNNLKYVPNENYNGEDSFSWTATDGTLTSEQTAVVAITIEAVNDAPIVNSFTRAISDEATAYNFAAEDYTKNYLDIENTPLSFIQITSLPQTGTLLLNGTAIAVGTQINAENIADLQYQVADEQSVGFASFGWNASDGSSLAAKAAQVTIIVGVGVTDFSISTREDTEYVFASTDFSSSYGNPDGALSKIRIESLPQNGTLTLNDEAVNVEQEISTQDIPKLKYVPAENYFGEDSLSWNGSDGSEYAPESAQVFINIAAVNDVPTIAEINNITLLAGQSSQPISLVLSDLESPADSLTIMVTSSNEDVIPQENINLSGSGENRSLVVTALADTQAEVIISITVNDGEATAQQTFSVMVVPYLISLEIAESIDVCNDSEESIALNIEGGNGPYQLVSECDQEDCSLELINGTISLNPTVSTTYYLTVVDANNVSSNTDTLSVNVRECSNLELEIPTAFTPDGDQVNDFWQIGNIQYATNVVVEIFDRYGKQVYRSEGYRQPWDGTYENSPAAVGTYYYFINIEGGLQSYKGSVTILR; this is encoded by the coding sequence GTGAGAACACTACATCAAAGAATTAGCACATCCGCATTTTTTCTGTGCTCGCTACTACCGCTAGGCCATGCATTTGCCCAGGGAAGCCCTCCCCAGATTACCAATACGGGTAGCGCTACCATAAATTATCAGGAAGGTGATGCTCCGGCAGAATTACTGGGAAGCGCTATCATAGAAGATAGCGATAGCCCTAATATGCTCATGGCAACAATAGAGCTGAAAGGTAACTACCAAAGTGAGCAGGACACTCTGCTCGTCAACGAAAATGATAACATCAAAGCATACTTTGATGACTCCAGTGGTACCCTCAGACTTCTCAGCCTGAATGCCAATGGAGGAGTAAGCCTGGGCCAAATGCAAAGTGTACTACGCACTCTGCAATTCGCACTTACATCTGGCAACATTAGCAATCGTGAGCTGAGTGTTACTATTACAGTTACAGATGCTGAAGGGAACCAGAGCAGTACGGTAAGTCGCTCGCTGAAAGTTGCCGCCGTAAATGATGCCCCGATTATCAGTAGCACCAATACTTCACCAGTACCAATAGTTGATAACGAAAGCAAAGTGTTTGGTGATATTAGTATTAGTGATGCTGATGATAACAGACTTAGCAAAGTAGAAATTGAAGTTTCTGAAGGCTTTCAGCGTACAGAAGATCGCTTAAAGTTTGAAGCTAACTCTAGAGGGTTACAGCTAAGCATCAGTGATGATAATGACATGATCACCTTGAGCGGTAATGCAAATTTTAATGTATACCAGAATGTAATTCTTGGTTTTGTGTTTGAGCATAAAACATTTTTTCTACGAGCTTCAGGTAGAAGAAGAGTAGACATGCGGGTATACGATGCTCAGGGCGAGGTCAGCAATACCCTTTCGCGTTACTTTATTGTACAGCCCGCTTTTGGTGCCAAGATAAATCTACCTCCCCATCTGGAGGCTTTTACGATAGAGACTTCAGAAAATTCCGGTTACAACTTTGATGAGGATGATTTTGAAGACTACTACAATGATCTTAATGGAGATGATATGCGAGGTATCATTATTCGCACATTGCCTGAAAACGGTACACTTTCTCTAGGAAGCAACGAAATCAATAATGAGTTTATCATTAATCGTACGCTAATTACTCCAGACCAGATCAATCAACTTAACTATACGCCAGCTTCTGGTTTTAGCGGTAGTGATAGCTTTAGCTGGAATGCCCGAGATGATGATGATTTTGCGGTAAACGATGAGAAAATCACGGTACGCGTAAGCCCTGTAAATCAGGCTCCGGTCCTCAACCTACCCTCCACTGCTGATGCGGAAGAAGACGAAGCAACACCTATTCCAGGTATTACACTGACTGATGCAGACCAGGACGAACTCACCGTAGACGTCTCAGTAGAAGATGGTGTTCTCTTTCTTGCACCTAAGGCTATAGAAGAAGGCTGGATAAAATTTATTGGTACCAAAAATGGTGAAAGAGTATTGCTATTTAATGCCCCCGATGAATTGGCTGCTTTTGCACTTAGTGGTCTTATCTACCAGCCAGATGATGGTTTCAATGGTACGGATGAACTGGAAGTTAAAGTCAAAGACAGCCAGGGCGAAGAAGTAGGCGGTAAAACTACTATTAATGTACTGCTTACCAACGATGCCCCGGTTCTTAAACTGGGCAGTGATGAGGCAGAAAAAGTAATTGCATACACCGAGAACAACGCAGCAGTTAAAGTAACGGAAACACTGACGATAGATGATGAAGAAGGAGATCAGATATTATCAGCTACCATCAGTATCAGCCGGGGATTTGTCAAAGGCGAAGATATGCTCAGTGTAAGCAGCCAAAACAATGGCATTGAATCTAGCTACAATAGTGAAAGCGGAACCCTCAACCTAAGTGGTGAAGCTTCGGCTCAGGCTTATCAGACGCTTATTCGTACGATTACTTATGTTAATTCCAGTGAGAATCCTAAAGACACTGAACGTGCCCTTAGCTTTACTGTTACCGACAATGGCAGCCCTAATGCAAGCAGCCAGCCGGTGAACCGTATAATCTCAGTTACTGCGGTAAATGATGCCCCGGTGCTGAGTGGGCTGGAAGAAGCGCCTATCAGCTACGATATTCTGGACAACAAGCCGGTACCAGTTACCAATGGCATCAACATAGTAGATGTGGACAATGGCAATCTGCAGGAAGCTGTAATCGCCTTTACCGAAAGTGCCTATCAAAAAGGAAAAGACGTACTTAGTTTTAAGAACAACGACAAAATTAAAGGTAACTGGAATGCGAACAGTGGGGTGCTTACCCTGAGCGGCTCTGCTTCACTGGCAGACTACCAGGCTGCTATCAAAAGTGTTACCTATAAATTTGAGGGAGAAGAAGACGAGCTTGGAAATGACAGCAAGCAGCTAAGCATACGTGTATCAGATGGTGATGATAACAGCAATACTTTGAGCAGGCCAATCATCGTGATCACCAATGATGCACCTATAGCTTCTGACTTTTCTAAAACTACTAACGAAGACGAGAGTCTGAGTTTTTCAGCCGATGAATTCCCTTATGAGGACCCCGACAATTTCCCAGAGGAAGGCTTGCAGGGCATAGCAATTACAGCCCTACCTCAGTTTGGGGTTCTGCTGCTGGATGGCGACTCCATTTCTACCGCCGATGTAGAAAGTAGTAGTGAAGGAGTACCTGTTTCCGCAGAGCAGATTGCGACTTTACAATATGTGCCTAATAGCAACTACAATGGTGAGGATACCATTAGTTGGGCAGCTTTTGATGGTGCTGAGTACTCCGAATCATCTGCCCTGATTACTATTAATATTAGTGCTCAGGCGGATGCTCCAGTACCTTCCGATATCGCACTCAGCATTCAGGAAGATCAGACTTATACCTTTAAAGCACAACAGTTTAGTGAAGCCGCCCCCGACCCGGATGGAGACGCGCTCAGCGGAATTATTATCCGACAGGCGCCTGCCAATGGAGTCCTTCAGTTCAACGGCATTAACCTGCCAGCAAACAGCAGTCTGGGCATACAGGAAGTGAATAACCTGAAATATGTACCCAATGAGAACTATAATGGTGAAGACAGTTTTAGCTGGACAGCTACTGATGGCACACTTACCAGCGAGCAAACAGCAGTAGTGGCTATTACTATAGAAGCAGTAAACGACGCACCTATAGTGAACAGCTTTACCCGTGCAATAAGTGATGAAGCTACAGCTTACAATTTTGCGGCTGAAGACTATACCAAAAATTACCTGGACATAGAAAATACACCGCTGAGTTTCATCCAGATCACCTCATTACCCCAAACAGGTACTCTTCTGCTTAATGGTACAGCTATAGCCGTTGGTACACAGATCAATGCTGAAAACATTGCAGATTTACAATATCAGGTAGCAGATGAGCAGAGTGTAGGCTTTGCCAGCTTTGGATGGAACGCTTCTGATGGTAGCAGCCTGGCCGCCAAAGCAGCGCAAGTAACTATTATTGTAGGAGTGGGTGTCACTGATTTCAGTATCAGTACTCGCGAAGACACAGAATATGTATTTGCCAGCACTGACTTCAGCAGCAGCTATGGCAATCCTGATGGGGCACTAAGCAAAATTCGTATTGAATCATTACCCCAAAATGGTACGCTAACCCTAAACGACGAAGCTGTTAATGTAGAGCAGGAGATTAGTACCCAGGATATTCCTAAGCTAAAATATGTGCCAGCGGAAAATTATTTTGGCGAAGACAGCCTAAGCTGGAATGGTAGCGACGGTAGCGAATATGCCCCAGAGTCTGCTCAGGTATTTATCAATATAGCAGCGGTTAATGATGTGCCAACCATAGCAGAAATAAACAACATTACCCTGCTGGCAGGGCAGAGTAGCCAGCCGATCAGCCTTGTATTAAGCGACCTGGAATCTCCGGCAGATTCGCTCACTATCATGGTAACAAGCAGCAACGAAGATGTTATTCCGCAGGAAAATATTAACCTCAGCGGTAGTGGAGAAAACCGTAGCCTGGTAGTTACTGCCCTGGCCGATACGCAAGCTGAAGTTATTATTAGCATTACTGTCAACGATGGCGAAGCTACTGCCCAGCAGACATTTAGTGTGATGGTAGTACCATACCTGATTAGCCTGGAAATAGCAGAAAGTATAGACGTTTGCAATGATAGCGAAGAAAGTATAGCGTTAAACATAGAGGGCGGTAACGGCCCGTATCAATTAGTCAGCGAGTGTGATCAGGAAGACTGCTCTCTTGAGTTGATCAACGGAACTATCAGCCTTAACCCTACGGTAAGCACAACCTATTACCTCACCGTTGTAGATGCCAATAATGTTAGTAGTAATACAGATACATTAAGTGTAAATGTAAGAGAATGCAGCAATCTGGAGCTGGAAATTCCTACTGCTTTTACACCGGATGGAGATCAGGTAAATGACTTCTGGCAAATTGGTAACATACAGTATGCTACCAATGTGGTGGTAGAGATTTTTGACCGCTACGGCAAGCAGGTATACCGTTCGGAGGGCTACCGCCAGCCCTGGGATGGCACCTACGAAAATAGCCCGGCTGCTGTAGGAACATACTACTATTTTATAAACATAGAGGGCGGCTTACAATCATATAAAGGTTCAGTTACCATACTCAGATAA